The genomic stretch AAAATATCCGTTCCTGAAATCCCATCCGAACTATGAAGTAGCCAAAAAACAGATGAAGCTTGGTGGAAATATTGTTGCTTTTGAAATAAAAGGCGGAATAGAAGGCGGAAGAAGCTTCTTAGATAAGATCCAAATGTGTTCACTTTCTGCAAACTTAGGGGATACAAGAACGATCGTAACCCACCCGGCATCTACAACGCACTCCAAACTGTCAGATGAAGAAAGAAACGAAGTAGGAATTACAGCAGGATTAGTTCGTTGTTCAGTAGGCTTAGAAAACGTAGACGACATCATCGCAGACCTAAAACAAGCCTTAGATTAACCACAAAGAGCCCCAACGGGGCGATTTAACCAAAGATAGAACGAAGTCCTATCAACCACCTATCAACCCAAAACCTATCAGTCTCACTCAACAACTATAAAAGAGATGACAAATATAGAATCACTAAACAAAGCCCTCAAAGAACGCATCCTGGTCCTGGACGGTGCTATGGGAACCATGCTTCAGCGCTATAAGTTTGAAGAAGAAGATTACCGTGGCGAGCGTTTCAAAGACTGGGAACATCCTGTAAAAGGAAATAATGACTTGCTTTCTTTGACACAACCTCAAGCCATAGAAGAAGTTCACAAGAAATACCTGGAAGCAGGAGCAGATATTATTGAAACCAATACCTTCTCCGGAACTACCATTGCAATGGCAGACTATCACATGGAAGAATTGGTGTATGAGTTAAACTATGAGTCTGCAAAAATTGCAAGAAAAGCTTGTGATGAATACACAGCTAAGAATCCGGATAAACCAAGATTCGTAGCCGGATCAATTGGTCCAACCAACAGAACGGCAAGCTTAAGTCCGGATGTGAATGATCCCGGATACAGAGCCATAACGTTTGAAGAATTAAGAGTAGCCTACAAACAACAATGTGAAGCATTATTAGACGGAGGTTCGGATATTCTATTGGTAGAAACCATCTTTGATACCTTAAATGCTAAAGCTGCTTTATTCGCTATTGATGAACTTCAGGAAGAAAGAGGCATTAACATTCCGATCATGGTTTCAGGAACAATCACTGATGCTTCGGGAAGAACATTGAGTGGACAGACTGCAGAAGCCTTTTTGATCTCTGTTTCCCATCTGAATTTATTAAGTGTTGGCTTTAACTGTGCTTTAGGTGCAGATCAGTTGACACCTTACCTGGAAACACTGGCTCATAATTCAGAATTCTATGTTTCAGCATATCCTAATGCTGGATTACCGAATGCTTTCGGAAAATATGATGAGACTCCGGAAGATATGGCGAGACAGATTAAAGAATATGCAGAAAAAGGATTGATTAATATTATCGGCGGATGCTGCGGTACGACTCCCGAACATATTAAGGCCATTGCTGAGTTGGTAGAAAAATATCAGCCAAGAAAATTGAAGGAATTTGTGTGATTTGATAGATTTTTTTAATTAAAATCAATAATAAAGACTCGGTTATAAATATTATCTTTAAGTAAGTCGCAAAATTTAATTATAATGGAAAAGCCAAGTTACTTAAAAGATCCAGATGATGCCAAGCTGTTTAATGAGTTGAGAAAGAAAGTAAACCAAAGGGTAGAAGCTATTTCTGAAAACAGGGATATTTATATTCAGATCAAAGCGGTGATGCTCCCATCGATCTATGTAGGTTTATATTTCTTCGCAGTCTTTAATGCAGAGAAACATTGGGTTTATATCCTGAGTTTTATTTTAATGGGAATTTTTTTGGTTTTAATTTATTTAAATCTGATCCATGAAGCAGCCCATAACAACATCTTTAAAAGTAAAAGACTCAATGGGATGGTGCTGCATATTTTCGATTTCATAGGAGCCAATTCCTATATCTGGAAGAAAAGACATATCGCAAGCCATCATGCCTATCCGAATGTGGATGGTTGGGATACCGATATTGAGCAGAGTGGTTTGCTGTTAATAGTGCCTTGGATTAAGGCAAAAGGAGTACAGAAGTATCAGCATAGGTTTTTCTTTTTAGTATATCCGTTGTATTTATTCAATTGGATGTTCATAAGAGATTTTAGAGACTTCTTCGACAAGGAAAGAGTGATTTTGAAAACCCAGGGAAGAATACCTGTTGTGGAAAAAGTGAAAATGGTAAGTTATAAGCTGTTTTACTTTTTTTATCAGATTGTAGTTCCTGTTGTGTTCTTTAAAGTATCGATCGGTTTAGCTTTAGGAGCTTGGTTTTTACAGGTGATTGCAGCAAGCATTTTTGCACTGTTTGTTTTATTGCCTCTGCATCCGCTGCCTGATAATGCTTTTCCAAGATTGAATAAAGATAATGGGCTCCCATTTAGCTGGCTTCGTCATCAATTGGAAGTAACCAATGATTTAAAAGAAAATAATTGGTTGGTAAGAAATGTACTGGGGAATTTTAATTTCCATGTGGCTCATCACCTTTTTCCCAATTACAGCTATATGTATTACAACGAGATCACAGAAGAAATAGAAGAATTTGCTAAAGAACATGGCTTGGCATATAAAAGATTTCCGCTGTTCACTGCATTAGGCAAGCACAGGGATTTATTGAGGCAGAATGCAAATAATGCCTACTATATTTTAGAAGAATAAAATGAAATATTTAAGATTATCAGGCCTTGAGCCT from Chryseobacterium indologenes encodes the following:
- a CDS encoding homocysteine S-methyltransferase family protein — its product is MTNIESLNKALKERILVLDGAMGTMLQRYKFEEEDYRGERFKDWEHPVKGNNDLLSLTQPQAIEEVHKKYLEAGADIIETNTFSGTTIAMADYHMEELVYELNYESAKIARKACDEYTAKNPDKPRFVAGSIGPTNRTASLSPDVNDPGYRAITFEELRVAYKQQCEALLDGGSDILLVETIFDTLNAKAALFAIDELQEERGINIPIMVSGTITDASGRTLSGQTAEAFLISVSHLNLLSVGFNCALGADQLTPYLETLAHNSEFYVSAYPNAGLPNAFGKYDETPEDMARQIKEYAEKGLINIIGGCCGTTPEHIKAIAELVEKYQPRKLKEFV
- a CDS encoding fatty acid desaturase family protein, coding for MEKPSYLKDPDDAKLFNELRKKVNQRVEAISENRDIYIQIKAVMLPSIYVGLYFFAVFNAEKHWVYILSFILMGIFLVLIYLNLIHEAAHNNIFKSKRLNGMVLHIFDFIGANSYIWKKRHIASHHAYPNVDGWDTDIEQSGLLLIVPWIKAKGVQKYQHRFFFLVYPLYLFNWMFIRDFRDFFDKERVILKTQGRIPVVEKVKMVSYKLFYFFYQIVVPVVFFKVSIGLALGAWFLQVIAASIFALFVLLPLHPLPDNAFPRLNKDNGLPFSWLRHQLEVTNDLKENNWLVRNVLGNFNFHVAHHLFPNYSYMYYNEITEEIEEFAKEHGLAYKRFPLFTALGKHRDLLRQNANNAYYILEE